The following DNA comes from Streptomyces sp. Ag109_O5-10.
GGGGACCGGGCGTTCTGCGTGGGCCAGGACCTCAAGGAGCACATCACGCTGCTCGCCTCCGACCGGGAGACCGGGGCGGGACGGACGATGACGACGGTACGCGAGCACTACAACCCGATCGTGCGGGCGCTGGTGTCCGCGCCGAAGCCGGTCGTCGCCGCGGTGAACGGGGTGGCCGCCGGCGCCGGTCTCGGGTTCGCCCTCGCGGCGGACTACCGGGTGGTCGCCGACACGGCCGCTTTCAACACGTCGTTCGCGGGGGTGGCGCTGACCGCGGACTCCGGCGTCTCGTGGACGCTGCCGCGGGTCGTGGGACCGGGCCGCGCCGCCGACCTGCTGCTCTTTCCCCGGAGCATCAGTGCGCAGGACGCGTACGAGCTGGGCATCGCGACCAAGGTGGTGCCCTCGGCCGAGCTGCGCGCCGAGGCCGAGAAGGTGGCCCGGAAACTGGCCGAAGGGCCGACTGTGGCGTACGCGGCGCTGAAGGAGGCCGTCGCCTACGGGCTCACGCACTCCCTCGACGAGACGCTGGACAAGGAGGACGAGCTGCAGGCCCGGGCCGGGGCCTCCGAGGATCACGGGATCGCCGTGCAGGCGTTCGTGAACAAGGAGAAGCCGAAGTATCTGGGGCGGTGACGGTCGTGGGGAACTGCGGGTGAGTGGGGGCCGAGCGCGCAGTTCCCCGCACCCCTCGCGGGGCGCTGTCCCCTACGGGGATTTCCGGGCCACGCAGGTTTCGAGGTGGTCGTCGACCAGACCGCACGCCTGCATCAGGGCGTACGCCGTCGTCGGGCCGATGAAGCGCAGGCCGCGTTTCTTCAGGGCCTTGGAGAGGGCCGTCGACTCGGGGGTCACCGCCTGTACGTCGGCGATGGTCTTCGGCGCGGGCCGGGTACCCGGCTCCGGGGCGTGCGACCAGATCAGGGCGTCCAGCTCGCCCGGCCCCCACTCGGCGAGGATCTTCGCGTTGGCCATCGTCGCGTCGATCTTCGATCTGTTGCGGATGATGCCGGGGTCGGCCAGCAGGCGGTCGCGGTCCTCGTCGCCGAACGCGGCCACCTTCTCGATGCGGAAGTCGGCGAAGGCGGCCCGGAAGCCGGGGCGGCGGCGCAGGATGGTGATCCAGGAGAGGCCGGACTGGAAGGCCTCCAGGCTGAGGCGTTCGTAGAGGGCGTCGTCACCGTGGACCGGGCGGCCCCACTCGTCGTCGTGGTACGACACGTAGTCCGGGGTGGACAGCGCCCAGGGGCAGCGCAGCCTGCCGTCCGGCCCGGGAACCGCCCCGCCTTCGATCAGGCCGGTCGTCTCGCTCATGGCCGGTCCTCCGGCTCGGGCTTGTCCAGCGAGGTGTGCGGGCCGTGCGACGTGTGCGGGCCGTGCGACGTGTGCGGGCCGCGCGGCCCGGCCTGGGCGCCGGCCAGCGCGGACTCCAGGTCGGCGATCCGTGCGTCGCGCTCCGCGAGCTCGGCGCCGAGGCGGTTGAGCGCGTCGTCG
Coding sequences within:
- a CDS encoding DNA-3-methyladenine glycosylase I, with the protein product MSETTGLIEGGAVPGPDGRLRCPWALSTPDYVSYHDDEWGRPVHGDDALYERLSLEAFQSGLSWITILRRRPGFRAAFADFRIEKVAAFGDEDRDRLLADPGIIRNRSKIDATMANAKILAEWGPGELDALIWSHAPEPGTRPAPKTIADVQAVTPESTALSKALKKRGLRFIGPTTAYALMQACGLVDDHLETCVARKSP
- a CDS encoding enoyl-CoA hydratase/isomerase family protein, whose translation is MTDTVLYEVGDGLATITLNRPEAMNALNIATKEALREAAQEAAADTAVRAILLTAAGDRAFCVGQDLKEHITLLASDRETGAGRTMTTVREHYNPIVRALVSAPKPVVAAVNGVAAGAGLGFALAADYRVVADTAAFNTSFAGVALTADSGVSWTLPRVVGPGRAADLLLFPRSISAQDAYELGIATKVVPSAELRAEAEKVARKLAEGPTVAYAALKEAVAYGLTHSLDETLDKEDELQARAGASEDHGIAVQAFVNKEKPKYLGR